Proteins co-encoded in one Dama dama isolate Ldn47 chromosome 2, ASM3311817v1, whole genome shotgun sequence genomic window:
- the PYGM gene encoding glycogen phosphorylase, muscle form, whose protein sequence is MSRPLTDQEKRKQISVRGLAGVENVTELKKNFNRHLHFTLVKDRNVATPRDYYFALAYTVRDHLVGRWIRTQQHYYEKDPKRIYYLSLEFYMGRTLQNTMVNLALENACDEATYQLGLDMEELEEIEEDAGLGNGGLGRLAACFLDSMATLGLAAYGYGIRYEFGIFNQKISGGWQMEEADDWLRYGNPWEKARPEFTLPVHFYGRVEHTSQGAKWVDTQVVLAMPYDTPVPGYRNNVVNTMRLWSAKAPNDFNLKDFNVGGYIQAVLDRNLAENISRVLYPNDNFFEGKELRLKQEYFVVAATLQDIIRRFKSSKFGCLDPVRTNFDAFPDKVAIQLNDTHPSLAIPELMRILVDQERLEWEKAWEVTVKTCAYTNHTVLPEALERWPVHLIETLLPRHLQIIYEINQRFLNRVAAAFPGDVDRLRRMSLVEEGAVKRINMAHLCIAGSHAVNGVARIHSEILKKTIFKDFYELEPHKFQNKTNGITPRRWLVMCNPGLAEVIAERIGEEYIADLDQLRKLLSYVDDESFIRDVAKVKQENKLKFSAYLEKEYKVHINPNSLFDIQVKRIHEYKRQLLNCLHVITLYNRIKKEPNKFFVPRTVMIGGKAAPGYHMAKMIIKLITAIGDVVNHDPVVGDRLRVIFLENYRVSLAEKVIPAADLSEQISTAGTEASGTGNMKFMLNGALTIGTMDGANVEMAEEAGEENFFIFGMRVEDVERLDQRGYNAQEYYDRIPELRHVIDQLSSGFFSPKQPDLFKDIVNMLMHHDRFKVFADYEEYIKCQERVSALYKNPREWTRMVIRNIATSGKFSSDRTIAQYAREIWGVEPNRQRMPAPDEKI, encoded by the exons ATGTCCCGGCCCCTGACAGACCAGGAGAAGAGAAAGCAGATCAGCGTGCGTGGCCTGGCCGGTGTGGAGAATGTGACCGAGCTGAAGAAGAACTTCAACCGTCACCTACACTTCACCCTCGTGAAAGACCGCAATGTGGCCACCCCGAGAGACTACTACTTCGCGCTGGCCTACACGGTGCGCGACCACCTCGTGGGCCGCTGGATCCGCACGCAGCAGCACTACTATGAGAAGGACCCCAAG AGGATCTACTACCTGTCTCTGGAATTCTACATGGGCCGGACGCTGCAAAACACCATGGTGAACCTGGCGTTGGAGAACGCCTGTGACGAGGCCACCTACCAG CTGGGCCTGGACATGGAGGAGCTGGAGGAAATCGAGGAGGACGCAGGACTGGGCAACGGGGGCCTGGGCCGGCTGGCGG CCTGCTTTCTGGACTCAATGGCAACACTGGGCCTGGCTGCCTATGGCTACGGGATCCGCTATGAGTTTGGGATTTTTAACCAGAAGATCTCTGGGGGTTGGCAG ATGGAGGAGGCTGATGACTGGCTTCGCTACGGCAACCCCTGGGAGAAGGCCCGCCCCGAGTTCACGCTGCCGGTGCACTTCTATGGCCGAGTGGAACACACCAGCCAGGGGGCCAAGTGGGTGGACACACAG GTGGTGTTGGCCATGCCTTACGACACGCCCGTGCCTGGCTACCGCAACAACGTCGTCAATACCATGCGCCTGTGGTCTGCCAAAGCCCCCAATGACTTCAACCTCAAGGACT TCAATGTGGGTGGCTACATCCAGGCTGTGCTGGACCGCAACCTGGCTGAGAACATCTCTCGGGTCCTATACCCCAACGACAAC TTCTTTGAGGGGAAGGAGCTGCGGCTGAAGCAGGAGTACTTCGTAGTGGCTGCCACGCTCCAGGACATCATCCGCCGCTTCAAGTCCTCCAAGTTTGGCTGCCTCGACCCTGTGCGCACCAACTTCGATGCCTTCCCGGATAAG gtggCCATCCAGCTCAATGACACCCACCCCTCCTTGGCCATCCCTGAGCTGATGAGGATTCTGGTGGACCAGGAGCGACTGGAGTGGGAAAAG GCATGGGAAGTGACTGTGAAGACTTGTGCCTACACCAACCACACGGTGCTGCCCGAGGCCCTGGAGCGCTGGCCTGTGCACCTCATAGAGACCCTGCTGCCGCGGCACCTCCAGATCATCTATGAGATCAACCAGCGCTTCCTTAAC CGGGTGGCGGCCGCGTTCCCAGGGGATGTAGACAGACTGCGGCGCATGTCGCTGGTGGAGGAGGGCGCGGTGAAGCGCATCAACATGGCACACCTGTGCATTGCCGGGTCTCATGCCGTCAATGGCGTGGCTCGCATCCACTCGGAGATCCTCAAGAAGACCAT CTTCAAGGACTTCTACGAGCTGGAGCCTCATAAATTCCAGAATAAGACCAATGGGATCACCCCTCGGCGCTGGTTGGTTATGTGTAACCCTGGGCTGGCAGAAGTCATTGCTGAG CGCATCGGAGAGGAATACATCGCGGACCTGGATCAGCTGCGCAAACTGCTCTCCTACGTGGACGATGAATCCTTTATCCGGGATGTGGCCAAAGTGAAGCAG gaaAACAAGTTAAAGTTCTCTGcctacctggagaaggaatacaAAGTCCACATCAACCCCAACTCGCTCTTCGATATCCAGGTGAAGCGGATTCACGAATATAAACGCCAGCTCCTCAACTGCCTCCATGTCATCACACTGTACAACC GTATCAAGAAGGAACCCAATAAGTTTTTTGTGCCTCGGACTGTGATGATTGGAGGGAAG GCCGCCCCTGGGTACCATATGGCCAAGATGATCATCAAACTCATCACAGCCATTGGGGATGTGGTCAACCATGACCCGGTGGTGGGAGACCGCCTCCGCGTGATCTTCCTGGAGAACTACCGAGTCTCACTGGCCGAGAAAG TGATCCCGGCCGCTGACCTCTCCGAGCAGATCTCTACTGCAGGCACTGAAGCGTCAGGCACTGGCAACATGAAGTTCATGCTCAACGGGGCTCTGACCATTGGCACCATGGATGGGGCCAACGTGGAGATGGCAGAAGAGGCAGGAGAGGAGAACTTCTTCATCTTCGGCATGCGGGTGGAGGACGTGGAAAGGCTTGACCAGAGAGG GTACAACGCCCAGGAGTATTATGACCGGATTCCTGAGCTTCGGCATGTCATTGACCAACTGAGCAGTGGCTTCTTCTCCCCCAAACAGCCTGACCTATTCAAGGACATTGTCAACATGCTCATGCACCATGACCG GTTTAAAGTCTTTGCGGATTATGAAGAGTACATTAAATGCCAGGAGAGAGTCAGTGCCCTGTACAAG AACCCGAGAGAATGGACGCGGATGGTGATCCGGAACATAGCTACCTCTGGCAAGTTCTCCAGTGACCGCACCATTGCCCAGTACGCCAGGGAGATCTGGGGCGTGGAGCCGAACCGCCAGCGCATGCCGGCCCCAGATGAGAAGATCTGA